The Brassica napus cultivar Da-Ae unplaced genomic scaffold, Da-Ae ScsIHWf_529;HRSCAF=795, whole genome shotgun sequence genome has a window encoding:
- the LOC125604385 gene encoding uncharacterized protein LOC125604385 produces MEAKIMGFEQLKMSYETDPDFSEIYSNTAKGAMGPFYQQDGFLFKEKCLCIPHGSMRDLLTREAHGGGLMGHFGRDKTLSVLSDDFYWPRMRRYIESLCAKCTVCLKTKSRSHPYGLHMPLPIPIAP; encoded by the coding sequence ATGGAGGCtaagatcatgggttttgagCAACTCAAAATGTCTTATGAAACTGACCCTGATTTTTCGGAGATTTACAGTAACACGGCTAAGGGAGCCATGGGTCCATTCTATCAGCAGGACGGGTTCCTCTTCAAGGAGAAATGCCTGTGTATTCCTCATGGTTCCATGCGAGACTTACTGACCAGAGAAGCTCATGGGGGCGGGTTGATGGGGCATTTCGGTCGGGACAAAACTCTGAGCGTCCTGTCCGACGACTTCTATTGGCCCCGGATGAGGCGCTACATCGAGAGCCTTTGCGCTAAgtgcactgtctgtctcaaaaccaaatccaggTCGCATCCTTATGGTTTACACATGCCTTTACCTATTCCTATTGCACC